One Streptomyces sp. NBC_00554 DNA segment encodes these proteins:
- a CDS encoding metallophosphoesterase gives MIVIAHLSDPHIDSERRSIERTRAVMTYLDGLPYDLDAVLVTGDIADHGLPSEYEEARRLLTSRHPVLVCPGNHDERTAFREHLLGLPAAPGPVNQVHHGPGLTLALCDSSVPGKDHGHLDEETLTWLDDVLTNATTPVLVAFHHPPVTLNMPYVDGIRMFDEQRLAELSTRHLRLRAFLAGHAHTPAATTFAGLPLLVAPGVVSTSRLPWERRAHAQDHVHLDLPPALAFHVLDADGRLTTHYRSVTV, from the coding sequence GTGATCGTCATCGCCCACCTCAGCGACCCCCACATCGACAGCGAGCGGCGCAGCATCGAACGCACCCGCGCCGTCATGACGTACCTCGACGGCCTCCCCTACGACCTGGACGCCGTCCTCGTCACGGGGGACATCGCCGACCACGGCCTGCCGTCCGAGTACGAGGAGGCCCGCCGGCTTCTCACCTCCCGGCACCCGGTCCTGGTCTGCCCCGGGAACCACGACGAACGAACCGCGTTCCGCGAGCACTTGCTCGGCCTCCCTGCCGCCCCGGGCCCGGTCAACCAGGTCCACCACGGGCCCGGTCTCACCCTCGCCCTGTGCGACTCGTCGGTCCCGGGCAAGGACCACGGCCACCTGGACGAGGAGACACTGACGTGGCTGGACGACGTACTGACGAATGCCACGACCCCGGTCCTGGTGGCCTTCCACCACCCGCCGGTCACGCTCAACATGCCGTACGTCGACGGCATCCGCATGTTCGATGAGCAGCGCCTCGCCGAGCTGAGTACACGCCACCTCCGCCTCAGGGCCTTCCTGGCCGGTCACGCGCACACCCCGGCGGCTACCACATTCGCAGGGCTGCCGCTTCTGGTGGCTCCCGGCGTCGTCTCCACCAGCCGGCTCCCGTGGGAGCGTCGCGCGCACGCGCAGGACCATGTCCACCTGGATCTCCCGCCCGCGCTCGCCTTCCATGTGCTGGACGCGGACGGGAGACTGACCACCCATTACAGGAGCGTCACCGTGTAG
- a CDS encoding PLP-dependent aminotransferase family protein gives MPGNWSSSRLDLHLDLDAEGGHRARLETALRDAIRAGRLTAGTPLPSTRGLAQELGLSRGTVTAAYDQLAEQGYLTTRPGAATRVADVPPLHPAQVPADTPTRPPAHDLRPGRPDTSAFPARAWLAATRRVLDRARPEVFGPGDPQGRIELRTALADYLGRTRGVLTTPDRIVITSGYYQAVQLLCRVLLAQDREIAAIEDPGHDFYRDTVRRAGLTTYALPVDAYGADTGALTARTDAVFLTPSHHYPTGVPLRPGRRQAVCAWARSTGGLIVEDDYDGEFRYDRRPVGALQSLAPDQVAYCGTTSKTLGPALRLAWTVLPPDLVAPVVRAKQEADLYTETLGQLVLADFIATHAYDRHIRAARLRYRRRREVLIDRLSAFSGLTAHGVPAGLHALVTLPPEGPTETDLLIACADRGVAVRGLTELHHDPEGDGPEGLLIGFAAPSERAYPAALDALSGVLAGPLTRPGPLRPGSPRL, from the coding sequence ATGCCTGGAAACTGGTCCAGTTCGCGGCTCGACCTGCATCTCGACCTCGATGCCGAGGGTGGTCACCGCGCCCGCCTGGAGACTGCACTGCGTGACGCGATCCGCGCCGGCCGGCTGACCGCCGGGACGCCGCTGCCCTCGACGCGGGGGCTCGCCCAAGAGCTGGGCCTGTCACGTGGGACGGTCACCGCCGCCTACGACCAACTGGCCGAGCAGGGGTACTTGACCACTCGGCCGGGAGCAGCGACCAGGGTCGCCGACGTACCGCCCCTCCATCCGGCTCAGGTACCGGCCGACACCCCTACACGTCCTCCGGCGCACGACCTGCGCCCCGGCCGCCCCGACACCAGCGCCTTCCCCGCCCGCGCCTGGCTCGCCGCCACGCGCCGCGTCCTCGACCGCGCTCGCCCCGAGGTGTTCGGCCCCGGTGACCCCCAGGGCCGTATCGAACTGCGTACCGCGCTCGCCGACTACTTGGGCCGCACCCGCGGCGTGCTCACCACCCCGGACCGGATCGTGATCACGTCCGGCTACTACCAGGCGGTCCAGTTGCTCTGCCGGGTCCTCCTGGCCCAGGACCGGGAGATCGCCGCGATCGAGGACCCCGGCCATGACTTCTACCGGGACACCGTCCGCCGCGCGGGTCTCACCACGTACGCGCTGCCGGTGGATGCGTACGGCGCGGACACCGGGGCCCTGACCGCACGCACCGACGCGGTCTTCCTCACTCCCTCGCACCACTACCCGACCGGCGTACCGCTGCGCCCCGGCCGCCGGCAGGCTGTCTGCGCCTGGGCGCGCTCCACGGGCGGGCTGATCGTCGAGGACGACTACGACGGCGAGTTCCGCTACGACCGCCGTCCCGTCGGCGCGCTCCAGAGCCTTGCGCCCGACCAGGTCGCGTACTGCGGTACGACCTCCAAGACGCTCGGCCCCGCCCTCCGCCTGGCCTGGACGGTCCTGCCACCGGATCTGGTCGCACCGGTCGTCAGGGCGAAGCAGGAAGCCGACCTGTACACGGAGACGCTGGGCCAGTTGGTCCTGGCCGACTTCATCGCCACGCACGCGTACGACCGCCACATCCGCGCCGCCCGCCTGCGCTACCGCAGACGCCGGGAGGTGCTGATCGACCGGCTGTCCGCGTTCTCCGGCCTCACTGCCCATGGTGTCCCGGCGGGCCTGCACGCCCTGGTCACTCTGCCGCCCGAAGGGCCCACGGAGACCGACCTTCTGATCGCGTGCGCCGACCGGGGCGTGGCGGTGCGCGGTCTCACCGAACTCCACCACGACCCCGAAGGCGACGGCCCCGAGGGCCTGTTGATCGGCTTCGCGGCCCCTTCCGAACGGGCCTACCCGGCGGCCCTCGACGCTCTGTCCGGGGTCTTGGCCGGACCCCTTACGCGCCCGGGTCCTCTCCGTCCGGGGTCACCGCGACTTTGA
- a CDS encoding GntR family transcriptional regulator → MSPGEWISTSMPYLTPREHGQSDAWSSELEARGQRGSQRVVYAGEVAAPPGIGELLGLSEAETVVVRRRVIYLADEPCELTDTYYPRDIARGTRLASTAKIRGGAVTLLAELGHAGARVQEDVVARMPTEDERGVLRTADDEPVLQLTRVTLDQDDRPIQVDRMAMPAHRQQLRYEIRIGDRAQS, encoded by the coding sequence ATGAGTCCCGGCGAGTGGATCAGTACCTCGATGCCTTATCTGACTCCGCGTGAGCACGGGCAGTCGGACGCCTGGAGTTCGGAACTTGAAGCGCGGGGGCAGCGGGGGAGCCAGCGCGTCGTGTACGCGGGGGAGGTGGCGGCGCCTCCCGGAATCGGTGAGTTGCTGGGCCTGTCCGAGGCGGAGACGGTCGTCGTGCGTCGGCGCGTCATCTACCTCGCCGATGAACCGTGCGAGTTGACGGACACGTACTACCCGCGCGACATCGCCCGAGGCACCCGGCTCGCGTCGACGGCCAAGATCCGCGGTGGGGCGGTCACCCTGCTCGCCGAGCTGGGGCATGCGGGAGCTCGGGTGCAGGAGGATGTCGTGGCCCGTATGCCGACCGAGGACGAGCGAGGTGTGCTGAGGACGGCGGACGATGAACCCGTCCTGCAGTTGACCCGGGTCACCCTCGATCAAGACGACCGGCCGATCCAAGTCGACCGCATGGCCATGCCCGCCCACCGTCAGCAACTTCGGTACGAGATCAGGATCGGTGACCGTGCCCAGAGCTGA
- a CDS encoding GntR family transcriptional regulator, with amino-acid sequence MTVPRAEGDDFDRRSLHERIAADLRDEIMGGDLPPGAKLPSTVQLKGRFDASNATVQKALQLLKDERLVVGRAGAAVTVREHRQRTVRPAVYMAPAEPGEPYPWLTESSKGGARARSELLDVAEVTASADVAEALGLPPGGSALLRGQLLLIDDEPVELVKSYYPLEIARGTAMTKRRRIKGGTPAFLAELGYPPRLSVDRVSARVPTQEQYEMLQLPSNLPVLRTLRVVHSDGDRPIEASVLVKAGHLYELRYEFTAG; translated from the coding sequence GTGACCGTGCCCAGAGCTGAGGGCGACGACTTCGACCGCCGCTCGCTGCATGAGCGGATCGCGGCCGATCTGCGCGACGAGATCATGGGCGGAGATCTGCCGCCGGGGGCCAAGCTGCCATCCACCGTGCAGCTCAAGGGCCGTTTCGACGCGTCGAACGCCACCGTGCAGAAGGCGCTCCAACTCCTCAAGGATGAGCGGCTTGTAGTCGGGCGCGCGGGTGCGGCCGTCACCGTGCGGGAGCACCGCCAGCGGACGGTCCGGCCCGCCGTGTACATGGCTCCTGCTGAGCCGGGCGAGCCCTATCCCTGGCTCACGGAGTCATCCAAGGGCGGGGCGAGGGCGCGCAGCGAACTGCTCGATGTGGCGGAGGTGACAGCTTCTGCGGACGTCGCCGAGGCGCTCGGTCTTCCGCCGGGCGGCTCGGCGCTGCTCCGTGGCCAGCTGCTGCTGATCGACGACGAACCGGTGGAACTGGTCAAGTCCTACTACCCGTTGGAGATCGCCCGGGGCACTGCGATGACCAAGCGCCGCAGGATCAAGGGCGGGACGCCCGCGTTCCTTGCGGAGCTCGGGTACCCGCCGCGACTGAGCGTGGACAGGGTCTCGGCTCGTGTCCCCACGCAGGAGCAGTACGAGATGCTTCAACTCCCCAGCAACCTACCGGTGTTGCGCACGCTTCGCGTCGTACATAGTGACGGTGACCGGCCCATCGAAGCGTCGGTCCTGGTCAAGGCGGGGCATCTGTACGAGCTGCGGTACGAGTTCACCGCCGGGTGA
- a CDS encoding ABC transporter substrate-binding protein has protein sequence MNTPVSPSGPEYADGSPVRLGALVPLTRPGWVAAGRHLLAGLDLAVREVNDAGGIDGRPLELVVRDTAASPERAAAAVDELAGLGVAAVAGEYHSVVARAAAARADALGVPFLCSSAVLDALTEEPTEWVARLAPAQSHGWRIYADFLLGAGHSRIAVATQPSVYWATGTRVLRDHLAPRGVTVVELDTNALTPEALCDALVDHGATALLLLVGHPEPAVPIVRAVRGDRRLAETMIGAPAGQPEFAEWAALLGEDGAGIPFLRYLPEHLGPLGERVGKELREQLGEAPSFVAFEGWDTVAVLAAVLRSHGADRAAIAESWPRVAVEGTRGPIRFSRTPGIGVWQWAWTPVQVVDRDPAEPDRFRILHAN, from the coding sequence ATGAACACGCCAGTATCGCCGTCCGGACCGGAGTACGCAGACGGGTCGCCCGTCCGCCTGGGCGCTCTCGTCCCGCTGACGCGGCCCGGCTGGGTCGCGGCGGGCCGACACCTGCTCGCAGGACTCGACCTGGCCGTTCGCGAGGTCAACGACGCCGGCGGGATCGACGGCAGACCACTGGAGCTGGTGGTCCGGGACACCGCGGCCAGCCCGGAGCGGGCCGCGGCGGCCGTGGACGAACTGGCCGGCCTGGGCGTGGCCGCCGTGGCGGGCGAGTATCACAGCGTCGTCGCTCGCGCCGCCGCCGCCCGGGCCGACGCCCTCGGCGTGCCGTTCCTCTGCTCGTCCGCGGTGCTCGACGCGCTCACCGAGGAGCCGACGGAGTGGGTCGCGCGCCTGGCCCCGGCCCAGTCCCACGGCTGGCGGATCTACGCGGACTTCCTCCTCGGCGCGGGCCACAGTCGAATCGCCGTGGCAACCCAGCCGAGCGTCTACTGGGCGACCGGCACCCGTGTCCTGCGGGACCACCTCGCTCCCCGCGGCGTCACCGTCGTCGAACTCGACACGAACGCGCTCACCCCCGAGGCCCTGTGCGACGCGCTCGTCGACCACGGCGCGACGGCGTTGCTCCTGCTGGTCGGCCATCCGGAGCCGGCGGTGCCGATCGTCAGGGCCGTCCGGGGCGACCGGAGGCTCGCGGAGACCATGATCGGTGCTCCGGCCGGGCAGCCGGAGTTCGCCGAATGGGCGGCGCTGCTGGGCGAGGACGGCGCCGGGATCCCGTTCCTCCGCTACCTGCCCGAGCACCTCGGTCCGCTCGGCGAACGCGTCGGGAAGGAGCTCCGCGAGCAGCTCGGCGAAGCGCCCTCCTTCGTCGCCTTCGAGGGCTGGGACACCGTCGCCGTCCTCGCCGCGGTGCTGCGCTCCCACGGCGCGGACCGGGCGGCCATCGCCGAGTCATGGCCGCGCGTGGCGGTCGAGGGCACCCGCGGACCGATCCGGTTCTCACGCACACCGGGCATCGGCGTCTGGCAATGGGCTTGGACACCGGTCCAAGTCGTCGACCGGGACCCGGCCGAACCCGATCGCTTTCGGATCCTCCACGCCAATTGA
- a CDS encoding aminotransferase class I/II-fold pyridoxal phosphate-dependent enzyme translates to MAHALQVRRAVADDLDWIHELRHRVYAKELGQHAPDPTGRLRDALDGDNVYLVVARGADRLGFVSITPPWAGRYGIERYLTREELPLLTEDALFEVRILTVEPRWRSTIAAPLLMFAALRWIASRGGRRVVVMGRTELLDMYQAVGLRPTGHAVYSGALSFEVLTGAVIELMRTAMSRYAGAVERLRAGLDWQLDMPFLPRADGCEHGGASFAAIGTDFRSLHRRREVVAADVLDAWFPPAPGVSAVLAEDPAWTARTSPPTGAEGLLAEIATARALPVEALSVGAGSSDLIFRAFGRWLTPESRVLLLDPSYGEYAHVTQEVIGCHVDRLPLRREDGWRIDPARLAAATRSGRYDLAVVVNPNNPTGRHLPAAELRAAIADSPETMRWWIDEAYMGYVGLSESLADLAAVDPRVVVCSSLSKMYALSGVRAAYLVAEPAVTEQLRRWTPPWAVSLPAQLAAVAALRDPSYYAGRWAQTHTLRHLLAVDLAAVDGSASIEEAVSNFLTVTLPPDGPSAARLVQECRRGDVYLRDLSPMSTAYEGRTLRIAVKDSAENARIVAAYRTALDALRSGGAAPGPVSPRVPTGMTAR, encoded by the coding sequence GTGGCTCATGCCCTGCAAGTGCGCCGTGCGGTCGCTGACGATCTCGACTGGATCCACGAGCTTCGCCACCGGGTGTACGCGAAGGAGTTGGGGCAGCACGCGCCCGATCCCACGGGACGGCTGCGTGACGCGCTGGACGGCGACAACGTGTACCTGGTCGTGGCGCGCGGTGCGGACAGGCTGGGCTTCGTCAGTATTACGCCGCCGTGGGCGGGCCGGTACGGGATCGAGCGCTATCTGACGCGCGAGGAACTGCCGTTGCTGACCGAGGACGCCCTGTTCGAGGTACGCATCCTCACGGTCGAGCCGCGCTGGCGGTCGACCATCGCGGCACCGCTGCTGATGTTCGCCGCGCTGCGCTGGATCGCCTCCCGGGGCGGCCGCCGGGTGGTGGTCATGGGCCGTACCGAACTGCTCGACATGTACCAGGCCGTCGGACTGCGGCCGACCGGTCATGCCGTGTACAGCGGCGCGCTGTCGTTCGAGGTGCTCACCGGCGCCGTCATCGAGCTGATGAGGACGGCGATGAGTCGGTACGCCGGCGCGGTGGAGCGGCTGCGGGCCGGTCTCGACTGGCAGTTGGACATGCCGTTCCTTCCGCGGGCGGACGGCTGCGAGCACGGCGGGGCTTCGTTTGCCGCCATCGGTACGGACTTCCGCAGCCTGCACCGGCGCCGTGAGGTGGTTGCGGCCGATGTGCTGGACGCCTGGTTCCCGCCGGCCCCCGGGGTTTCGGCGGTACTCGCGGAGGACCCGGCCTGGACGGCGCGGACGTCGCCGCCGACCGGCGCGGAGGGCCTGTTGGCCGAGATCGCCACGGCGCGGGCGCTGCCGGTGGAGGCGCTGTCCGTCGGCGCCGGTTCGTCCGACCTGATCTTCCGGGCCTTCGGACGGTGGCTGACGCCGGAGAGCCGCGTACTGCTGCTCGACCCGAGCTACGGCGAGTACGCCCATGTCACCCAGGAGGTGATCGGGTGCCACGTGGACCGGCTGCCGCTGCGCCGCGAGGACGGCTGGCGGATCGACCCGGCGCGGCTGGCCGCTGCCACCCGGTCCGGCCGCTACGACCTCGCGGTCGTGGTCAACCCCAACAACCCGACCGGTCGCCATCTGCCGGCCGCGGAGCTGCGCGCGGCGATCGCCGACTCACCGGAAACGATGCGGTGGTGGATCGACGAGGCCTACATGGGCTACGTCGGCCTGTCCGAGTCGCTGGCCGACCTCGCCGCCGTCGACCCTCGGGTGGTGGTCTGCAGCTCACTGTCCAAGATGTACGCGCTGTCCGGCGTACGGGCCGCGTACCTGGTGGCCGAGCCGGCCGTCACCGAACAACTCCGCCGGTGGACCCCGCCCTGGGCGGTCAGCCTGCCCGCGCAGCTGGCGGCGGTGGCGGCGCTGCGCGATCCGTCGTACTACGCCGGCCGCTGGGCGCAGACCCACACGCTGCGCCATCTACTGGCCGTCGACCTCGCCGCGGTGGACGGCTCCGCCTCCATCGAAGAGGCGGTGTCCAACTTCCTCACCGTGACGCTGCCGCCCGACGGACCGAGCGCCGCCCGGCTCGTACAGGAATGCCGCCGCGGCGACGTCTACCTGCGCGACCTGTCACCGATGTCGACGGCGTACGAAGGACGCACCCTGCGCATCGCCGTCAAGGACAGCGCGGAGAACGCGCGCATCGTGGCCGCGTACCGCACCGCCCTCGATGCGCTGCGGTCCGGCGGGGCCGCGCCCGGGCCGGTGTCGCCGCGTGTGCCCACCGGCATGACCGCCCGGTGA
- a CDS encoding SLC13 family permease has product MSAELISIIVLVAVFVIATTRSINMGALAFAAAFGVGELVADFDTDTIFAGFPGDLFVVLVGVTYLFAIARANGTTDWLVHASIRVVRGRVALIPWVMFVLTGALTAIGAVSPAAVAIVAPIALSFATRYGISPLLMGAMVVHGAQGGGFSPISIYGSIVNGIVERENLPGNEIALFLASLIVNLVIAGILFVVLGGLKLTGAGDGTEAAGDKGVDEGHGEEKEAEEDTRLTPARIATLTALVALVVAVLAFDLDAGLTSISLAVMLSACWPEDSRNAVGQIAWPTVLLICGVLTYVAVLDEMGTIKWAGDGVSDIGIPLLASVLLCYIGAVISAFASSVGIMGALIPLAVPFLAQGEIGAIGMVAALAVSATVVDVSPFSTNGALVLAAAPGVDRERFFRQLMMYGGIVVAVVPAVVWLVLVVPGWG; this is encoded by the coding sequence ATGTCCGCCGAACTGATTTCGATCATCGTGCTCGTCGCCGTGTTCGTGATCGCCACCACCCGATCCATCAACATGGGCGCTCTCGCCTTCGCCGCCGCGTTCGGCGTGGGTGAACTGGTCGCGGACTTCGACACCGACACGATCTTCGCCGGTTTCCCCGGCGACCTCTTCGTCGTGCTCGTCGGGGTGACGTATCTCTTCGCGATCGCTCGCGCCAACGGCACCACCGACTGGCTGGTGCACGCCTCGATCCGGGTCGTACGCGGACGGGTCGCGCTGATTCCCTGGGTGATGTTCGTCCTCACCGGGGCGCTCACCGCGATCGGCGCGGTCAGTCCCGCCGCCGTGGCCATCGTCGCGCCGATCGCGCTGAGTTTCGCCACCCGTTACGGAATCAGTCCGCTGCTGATGGGGGCGATGGTGGTGCACGGCGCCCAGGGCGGTGGCTTCTCCCCGATCAGCATCTACGGATCGATCGTGAACGGCATCGTCGAGCGCGAGAATCTCCCTGGCAACGAGATCGCCCTCTTCCTCGCCTCGCTCATCGTCAACCTCGTCATCGCGGGCATCCTCTTCGTCGTCCTCGGCGGGCTGAAACTGACGGGCGCCGGCGACGGCACGGAAGCCGCCGGAGACAAGGGCGTGGACGAAGGCCACGGCGAGGAGAAGGAGGCAGAGGAGGACACCCGCCTCACCCCCGCCCGTATCGCCACGCTCACCGCCCTCGTCGCCCTCGTCGTCGCCGTCCTCGCCTTCGACCTGGACGCCGGACTCACCTCGATCAGCCTCGCCGTCATGCTCAGCGCCTGCTGGCCGGAGGACAGCCGCAACGCCGTGGGCCAGATCGCCTGGCCGACGGTGCTCCTCATCTGCGGCGTGCTCACGTATGTCGCCGTGCTGGACGAGATGGGCACGATCAAATGGGCCGGCGACGGCGTCAGCGACATCGGCATACCGCTGCTTGCCTCCGTGCTCCTGTGTTACATCGGCGCGGTGATCTCCGCGTTCGCCTCGTCCGTCGGCATCATGGGGGCGCTGATCCCGCTTGCGGTGCCGTTCCTGGCGCAGGGCGAGATCGGAGCGATCGGCATGGTGGCGGCCCTCGCGGTGTCGGCGACGGTGGTGGACGTGAGCCCGTTCTCCACGAACGGCGCACTGGTGCTGGCCGCGGCACCCGGGGTCGACCGGGAGCGTTTCTTCCGGCAGTTGATGATGTATGGGGGGATCGTGGTGGCTGTGGTCCCCGCCGTGGTCTGGCTCGTGCTGGTGGTGCCCGGCTGGGGGTGA
- a CDS encoding ATP-binding protein has protein sequence MSLLRQRRVPRSRTSVRAAREFALSTLTKWGITGRHEDIRLCVLELAATNAVLHGVPPGWQYLLQLSLDGDLLKVEVLDSGDGCPEVREPDTEGCDGRGLFLVRELADEFGVIDHALGKTVWAVFKVAVTPDGEDPGA, from the coding sequence GTGTCCCTGCTTCGGCAGCGACGGGTCCCCCGGTCGCGCACCTCAGTACGCGCAGCCCGCGAGTTCGCCCTCTCCACACTTACGAAGTGGGGGATCACCGGCCGTCATGAGGACATAAGACTGTGCGTCTTGGAACTCGCCGCCACCAACGCGGTGCTCCATGGAGTGCCACCCGGCTGGCAGTACTTACTCCAACTGTCCCTGGACGGCGACCTACTCAAGGTCGAGGTCCTGGACAGCGGCGACGGGTGCCCGGAGGTCCGTGAGCCCGACACAGAGGGTTGCGACGGCCGAGGGCTCTTTCTGGTCCGGGAGTTGGCCGACGAGTTCGGTGTCATCGACCACGCTCTGGGCAAGACCGTTTGGGCCGTCTTCAAAGTCGCGGTGACCCCGGACGGAGAGGACCCGGGCGCGTAA
- a CDS encoding FadR/GntR family transcriptional regulator gives MTDALRPMAARPRMYEQVLERLRSYVAEGGLSAGDSLPPERDLAARLGVSRASVKQAIVVLEVQGLVEVRHGGGTYLVRDSLDIEPVERLVERRRRLPDVLEAREALETKLAELAAERRTDEDLAALRFSLARMAGEIEEGNHGVEGDRLFHAAVTAAAHSSILAEFMRSIADQITESRNESLRQPGRPSRSLAQHRAILDAIAAQRPGQAAAAMRRHVRTVAKVRLLDWDPEEEGEGDEPG, from the coding sequence ATGACCGACGCACTGCGCCCGATGGCGGCCAGGCCACGCATGTACGAGCAGGTCCTCGAACGGCTCCGCAGCTACGTCGCCGAGGGGGGCCTGAGCGCGGGCGACAGCCTCCCGCCCGAACGCGACCTGGCCGCCCGCCTGGGCGTCAGCCGGGCCTCGGTGAAGCAGGCCATCGTGGTCCTGGAGGTCCAGGGCCTGGTGGAGGTCCGGCACGGCGGCGGCACATACCTGGTGCGCGACAGCCTCGACATCGAACCCGTCGAGCGGCTCGTCGAACGACGTCGCCGTCTGCCCGACGTACTCGAGGCCCGCGAGGCCCTGGAGACCAAGCTCGCCGAACTGGCCGCCGAGCGCCGCACGGACGAGGACCTGGCCGCCCTGCGCTTCTCACTCGCCCGGATGGCGGGCGAGATCGAGGAGGGCAACCACGGTGTGGAGGGCGACCGGCTGTTCCACGCGGCGGTCACCGCGGCGGCGCACAGCAGCATCCTCGCCGAGTTCATGCGCTCGATCGCTGACCAGATCACCGAGAGCCGCAACGAGTCCCTCCGCCAGCCCGGCCGCCCGAGCCGCTCCCTCGCCCAGCATCGGGCCATCCTCGACGCGATCGCGGCCCAGCGCCCGGGACAGGCGGCCGCGGCGATGCGCCGGCATGTGCGGACGGTGGCGAAGGTGCGGTTGCTGGACTGGGATCCGGAGGAGGAGGGCGAGGGTGACGAGCCGGGGTGA
- a CDS encoding phosphatidate cytidylyltransferase, whose protein sequence is MTSVAALAPYLGGALVLGGVAAAASRRRELMVRWCAWALGMPLVVGAFWLGHPGTAVIAAAVGVIGVLEYGGMLGLRWPDRAMLATAVVAVVGAAWLAPGQVPRVIAVGALAVAAVPLLSGDSEHGLRRLGTGLLGLAWLGLPAALVPLGATGLALFVAVSIADIVAYFAGRKLGGPPLSPLSPAKRWSGTVAGAAAGLGTLAVLSVATWQMAVAVAVGGPAGDLLESMIKRGAGTKDAGGWLPGSGGLLDRIDSLLIALAVLLVLG, encoded by the coding sequence GTGACCAGCGTTGCCGCGCTGGCGCCCTACCTCGGCGGGGCGCTGGTACTGGGGGGAGTCGCCGCGGCGGCCTCCCGTCGGCGTGAGCTGATGGTGCGGTGGTGTGCCTGGGCGCTCGGGATGCCCCTGGTCGTCGGGGCGTTCTGGCTGGGCCACCCGGGCACCGCCGTCATCGCCGCCGCGGTCGGGGTCATCGGGGTGCTGGAGTACGGCGGGATGCTGGGACTGCGGTGGCCGGACCGGGCGATGCTGGCCACGGCGGTGGTCGCCGTGGTGGGGGCCGCCTGGCTGGCGCCCGGACAGGTGCCCCGGGTGATCGCGGTCGGGGCGCTCGCGGTGGCCGCCGTGCCGCTGCTGTCCGGCGACAGCGAACACGGTCTGCGCCGGCTCGGCACCGGACTGCTGGGGCTCGCCTGGCTCGGTCTGCCCGCCGCGCTGGTACCGCTGGGGGCGACCGGCCTCGCCCTCTTCGTGGCCGTCTCGATCGCCGACATCGTGGCGTACTTCGCCGGCCGGAAACTGGGCGGCCCGCCGCTGTCGCCGCTCTCCCCGGCCAAGCGGTGGAGCGGAACCGTCGCGGGCGCCGCGGCCGGGCTCGGCACACTCGCGGTGCTCTCCGTAGCGACCTGGCAGATGGCGGTCGCGGTGGCGGTCGGCGGCCCGGCGGGCGACCTGCTCGAATCGATGATCAAGCGCGGCGCGGGGACCAAGGACGCCGGGGGCTGGCTACCGGGCTCGGGCGGGCTGCTGGACCGGATCGACTCGCTGCTGATCGCGTTGGCGGTGTTGTTGGTGCTGGGCTGA